The Flavobacterium piscisymbiosum genome includes a region encoding these proteins:
- a CDS encoding sensor protein KdpD, with product MKEEKENNAQHFLDLIQKSRKGKFKVYIGMSAGVGKTYRMLQEAHSLLKNGIDVKIGYIETHMRKETHELLSGLPVIPRRTIFYKGKELEELDVQAIINLRPEVVIVDELAHTNVEGSKNEKRWQDVLEILEAGINVISAVNIQHIESLNEDVKRITNIDVQERIPDNVLRLADEVVNIDLTAEDLIARLKEGKIYTPDKIQTALTNFFKSDQILQLRELALKEVASQVVRKVESEVPNLHALRHEKLLACISSNDKTAKIVIRKAARLASYYNGSWYVLYVETPKESSTKIALDKQRHLINNFKLAVQLGAEVIKLENKNIANAILMAVEEKHITTVCIGKPHLNLFKVILSTTIFRRLLNSLSLSNVDLVILS from the coding sequence ATGAAAGAAGAAAAAGAAAATAACGCACAGCACTTTCTCGATTTAATTCAGAAATCACGAAAAGGAAAGTTTAAGGTCTACATTGGGATGAGTGCCGGTGTGGGGAAAACTTATCGGATGTTACAAGAAGCACATTCGCTGTTGAAAAACGGAATTGATGTGAAAATTGGTTACATCGAAACACATATGCGAAAGGAAACGCATGAACTTTTATCTGGTTTGCCCGTTATTCCGCGGCGAACCATTTTCTATAAAGGGAAAGAGCTCGAAGAACTCGATGTACAAGCGATTATCAACCTTAGACCTGAAGTGGTAATTGTTGATGAACTGGCACACACGAATGTTGAAGGAAGCAAAAATGAGAAACGCTGGCAAGATGTTCTTGAGATTCTGGAAGCGGGAATCAATGTGATTTCGGCAGTGAATATTCAGCATATTGAGAGTCTGAATGAAGATGTAAAACGCATTACCAATATTGACGTTCAGGAACGCATTCCGGATAATGTTTTGCGATTGGCAGATGAAGTGGTGAATATCGATTTGACAGCTGAAGATTTGATTGCACGTTTGAAAGAAGGAAAAATTTATACGCCCGACAAAATTCAGACCGCTTTGACCAACTTTTTTAAATCGGATCAGATTCTTCAATTGAGAGAATTGGCTTTGAAAGAAGTAGCAAGTCAGGTGGTTCGAAAAGTGGAAAGCGAAGTCCCTAATTTGCATGCTTTAAGACATGAAAAATTATTGGCCTGTATTAGCAGTAATGATAAAACGGCTAAAATTGTGATTAGAAAAGCGGCTCGTTTGGCGAGTTATTACAACGGCTCCTGGTATGTTTTGTATGTAGAAACACCTAAAGAAAGCAGCACTAAAATTGCATTGGACAAGCAACGTCATTTGATTAATAATTTTAAGCTGGCCGTGCAATTGGGTGCAGAAGTTATTAAATTAGAAAATAAAAATATTGCGAATGCTATTTTGATGGCGGTTGAAGAAAAACATATTACAACTGTTTGCATCGGAAAACCGCATTTGAATTTATTTAAAGTAATTTTGTCTACAACGATTTTCAGACGCTTATTAAATAGCTTGTCTTTATCGAATGTAGACCTTGTTATTTTGTCGTAA
- a CDS encoding porin yields the protein MKKIILTALIAFGFSNLHAQEESKSPLTFSGYVDVYYSYDFGKPDNHTRPSFFYNYNKSNEVNLNLGLAKVNYSKDNIRGNFALMAGTYAEYNMAAEQGLLKNVYEANLGVKISQSHNLWIDAGIMPAHIGFESAIGKDCPTLTRSILAENSPYYETGVKIGYTSESGKWYLAGMYLNGWQRIEKVKGNQTPAFGTQVTYKPSDRVVLNWSTYVGNEQPDIDKKWRYFNNFYGQFKVTDKTNVTAGFDVGSQQAAKNSNKYDTWFSPVLIVQYKPTDKIQLAARGEYYSDEKGVIIATETPNGFKTYGFSANFDYLVTDNVMFRIEARNLSSKDEIFTKDNLPTDTNTFVTTSLAISF from the coding sequence ATGAAAAAAATAATACTTACCGCTTTAATCGCATTTGGTTTTAGCAATTTACATGCACAGGAAGAATCAAAAAGTCCGCTTACGTTTTCAGGATATGTAGACGTTTATTATAGTTATGATTTCGGGAAACCGGATAATCATACTCGTCCAAGCTTTTTTTATAACTATAACAAAAGCAATGAAGTAAACCTGAATTTAGGTCTAGCAAAAGTGAATTACTCTAAAGATAATATTCGTGGAAATTTTGCCTTAATGGCGGGAACTTATGCCGAATATAATATGGCTGCTGAACAAGGTTTATTGAAGAATGTATACGAGGCAAATTTAGGTGTGAAGATTTCGCAAAGCCATAATTTATGGATTGATGCAGGAATTATGCCAGCGCACATAGGTTTTGAAAGTGCAATTGGAAAAGATTGTCCCACTTTAACAAGAAGTATTCTCGCTGAAAACTCTCCGTATTATGAAACGGGAGTAAAAATTGGTTACACCTCTGAGTCCGGAAAATGGTATTTGGCAGGAATGTATCTAAATGGCTGGCAACGTATTGAGAAAGTAAAAGGCAATCAAACGCCTGCTTTTGGAACACAAGTTACTTATAAACCATCAGACAGAGTGGTTTTGAATTGGAGTACTTATGTTGGAAATGAACAACCAGATATAGACAAAAAATGGCGCTATTTTAATAACTTTTACGGGCAATTTAAAGTAACGGATAAAACAAATGTTACGGCTGGTTTTGATGTTGGATCCCAACAAGCGGCTAAAAACAGTAATAAATACGACACTTGGTTTTCGCCAGTTTTGATCGTGCAATACAAACCAACTGATAAAATTCAGCTTGCAGCTCGTGGCGAATATTATAGTGACGAAAAAGGTGTTATTATCGCAACTGAAACGCCAAACGGTTTTAAAACTTACGGATTTTCAGCTAACTTTGATTACTTAGTTACTGATAATGTAATGTTTAGAATCGAAGCCAGAAATCTTTCTAGTAAAGATGAAATATTTACAAAAGACAATCTTCCAACGGACACAAATACGTTTGTAACGACTTCGCTGGCGATTTCTTTCTAG
- a CDS encoding K(+)-transporting ATPase subunit C, whose protein sequence is MKTIFSLLKLTLLTVILFAVIYPLAIYGIAQFAPNQGKGETISVNGKVVGYQKIGQKFDKSNYFWGRPSAVDYNAAGSAGSNKGPSNAEYLALVQKRIDTFLIVHPYLKKSEIPADMVTASGSGLDPNISPEGALIQVKRVAKERKLAEDKVKALVEANINTPKIMGTPTVNVLELNVALDQLK, encoded by the coding sequence ATGAAAACAATATTTTCACTATTAAAATTGACACTGCTTACCGTAATTCTGTTTGCAGTTATTTACCCTCTTGCAATTTATGGAATTGCTCAGTTTGCTCCTAATCAAGGAAAAGGAGAAACTATTTCGGTTAACGGAAAAGTGGTTGGTTATCAAAAAATCGGTCAGAAATTCGATAAGTCGAATTATTTCTGGGGAAGACCTTCGGCTGTAGATTATAATGCTGCCGGAAGTGCGGGAAGCAATAAAGGACCAAGCAATGCTGAATATTTGGCTTTGGTTCAAAAAAGAATTGATACATTTTTAATCGTTCATCCTTACCTGAAAAAATCTGAAATTCCTGCTGATATGGTTACGGCTTCAGGAAGTGGATTAGATCCGAATATTTCTCCAGAAGGTGCTTTGATTCAGGTAAAACGTGTTGCTAAAGAAAGAAAATTAGCTGAAGATAAAGTGAAAGCTTTGGTTGAAGCTAATATCAATACTCCTAAAATTATGGGAACTCCAACGGTAAATGTGTTGGAATTGAATGTGGCACTTGATCAATTGAAGTAA
- the kdpB gene encoding potassium-transporting ATPase subunit KdpB, whose translation MTSNKSNSLFESKQVKEALVQSFVKLNPKMMIKNPVMFTVEIGTAIMFAVCISILMGATDQGSFIYNLIVFLILLATLLFANFAEAIAEARGKAQADSLRKTREETPARQILPNGEIKNISSSELKKGDIFVCESGDLIATDGEIIEGLATIDESAITGESAPVIREAGGDKSSVTGGTKVLSDKIKVIVTSEPGESFLDKMIALVEGASRQKTPNEIALTILLAAFTLIFVIVCVTLKPFADYANAPITIAAFIALFVCLIPTTIGGLLSAIGIAGMDRALRANVITKSGKAVETAGDIDVLLLDKTGTITIGNRKATNFYPAKGVSEEDFIKSAVLSSLADDTPEGKSIVELAGAETANKLSIEGATLIKFTAETRTSGVILKDGTNIRKGAQDAAKNIALQTGNSFPEDIAQKVIDISSKGGTPLVVIKNNQVQGVIELQDIIKTGMKERFDRLRKMGVKTVMVTGDNPLTAKFIAEAAGVDDFIAEAKPEDKMNYIKNEQNLGKLVAMMGDGTNDAPALAQANVGVAMNSGTQAAKEAGNMVDLDNDPTKLIEIIEIGKQLLMTRGTLTTFSIANDVAKYFAIVPALFITAIPALEGLNIMRLHSPESAILSAVIFNAIIIPILIPLALRGVDYKPIGASAILKRNLLIYGLGGLIVPFIGIKLIDLVVSLCM comes from the coding sequence ATGACATCTAATAAATCCAATTCATTATTTGAAAGCAAACAGGTAAAAGAAGCTTTAGTGCAATCTTTTGTGAAGCTTAATCCAAAAATGATGATCAAAAATCCGGTAATGTTTACCGTAGAAATAGGAACTGCCATTATGTTTGCTGTTTGTATTTCCATTTTAATGGGAGCAACAGATCAAGGTAGTTTTATCTATAATTTAATTGTGTTCTTAATTTTACTTGCAACGCTTTTGTTTGCCAATTTTGCAGAGGCTATTGCCGAAGCCAGAGGGAAAGCACAAGCTGACAGTTTAAGAAAAACACGTGAAGAAACTCCTGCAAGACAAATTTTGCCTAACGGAGAAATCAAAAACATCAGTTCATCTGAATTGAAAAAAGGAGATATTTTCGTTTGTGAATCAGGTGATTTAATTGCTACTGATGGTGAAATTATCGAAGGTTTAGCAACTATCGATGAAAGTGCTATTACGGGAGAAAGTGCTCCTGTAATTCGGGAAGCCGGAGGTGATAAATCATCTGTAACCGGAGGAACAAAAGTGCTATCTGACAAAATTAAAGTAATTGTAACTTCTGAGCCTGGCGAAAGTTTCTTGGATAAAATGATTGCTTTGGTTGAAGGTGCAAGCCGTCAGAAAACACCAAACGAAATTGCCTTGACTATTTTATTAGCCGCATTTACTTTAATCTTCGTGATTGTGTGCGTTACGCTAAAACCGTTTGCCGACTATGCAAATGCACCCATCACGATCGCGGCTTTCATTGCACTATTTGTTTGTTTGATTCCAACTACAATTGGAGGTTTACTTTCAGCAATTGGTATTGCAGGAATGGACAGAGCGTTGCGTGCCAACGTAATTACAAAATCCGGAAAAGCAGTAGAAACTGCCGGAGATATTGATGTATTGCTTTTGGATAAAACCGGAACAATCACCATTGGAAACAGAAAAGCAACAAATTTCTACCCTGCAAAAGGAGTTTCAGAAGAAGATTTTATAAAATCTGCTGTATTGAGTTCACTGGCAGATGATACTCCGGAAGGGAAAAGTATCGTGGAATTGGCTGGAGCCGAAACTGCCAATAAATTATCAATTGAAGGTGCTACTTTAATAAAATTTACCGCAGAAACCAGAACTTCCGGAGTTATTTTAAAAGACGGAACCAATATTAGAAAAGGTGCTCAGGATGCTGCAAAAAACATTGCACTTCAAACCGGAAACTCTTTCCCTGAAGATATTGCCCAAAAAGTAATTGATATTTCGTCTAAAGGAGGAACGCCATTAGTGGTTATTAAAAACAATCAGGTTCAGGGTGTTATCGAATTACAGGATATCATTAAAACGGGAATGAAAGAACGTTTTGACCGTTTGAGAAAAATGGGTGTAAAAACGGTGATGGTTACAGGAGATAACCCTCTAACAGCTAAGTTTATTGCCGAAGCTGCCGGTGTTGATGATTTTATTGCCGAAGCAAAACCTGAGGACAAAATGAATTACATCAAAAACGAGCAAAACCTTGGTAAACTTGTTGCTATGATGGGTGACGGAACGAATGATGCTCCTGCCCTAGCTCAAGCAAATGTGGGTGTTGCCATGAACAGCGGAACTCAAGCTGCTAAAGAAGCCGGAAACATGGTCGATCTTGACAATGATCCAACGAAATTAATTGAGATTATCGAAATTGGTAAACAGCTTTTAATGACTCGCGGAACTTTAACTACTTTTTCTATTGCAAATGACGTTGCGAAATATTTTGCTATTGTTCCTGCTCTTTTTATTACTGCGATTCCTGCGCTTGAAGGATTGAATATCATGCGTTTGCATAGCCCAGAAAGTGCTATTTTATCAGCAGTAATTTTCAACGCTATTATCATTCCTATCCTGATTCCGCTTGCGCTGAGAGGTGTTGATTATAAACCAATCGGAGCTAGTGCAATCCTTAAAAGAAACTTGTTGATTTATGGTTTAGGCGGATTGATTGTTCCTTTTATCGGAATTAAATTAATTGATTTGGTAGTTTCTCTTTGTATGTAA
- the kdpA gene encoding potassium-transporting ATPase subunit KdpA: MNTELLGVITIFIVSIVLAIPIGKYIAKVYLGDKTLFDPIFNPIEKFIFKISGINSTEEMNWKQHLKALLGINMVWFFLCFFVLLFQGSLFLNPDNNPSMSPDLAFNTAISFVVNCNLQHYSGESGVSYLSQMFLMFLQFVSAGVGMAAAAMIFTAMRERTTDKLGNFYNYFIKSCTRILLPLSTIVAVALLFSGTPMTFEGKDAITTLQGDHVEVSRGPAAAFIAIKHIGTNGGGFFGANSAHPFENPTYFTNAVELWAQLIVPFAMIFALGFYLKKKKLSYVIFGVMTLGFLLLVIPTVISEINGNPAIEKMGISQATGAMEGKEVRFGPAISGFWSIATTVISTGSVNSMHDSSMPVSGAMELLAMMVNAFYGGCGVGILNFYVFIILAVFISGLMVGRTPEFLGKKIEAREVKIAAFIAILHPLLILSGTALASYFAAHDTAMGYWFSGNATGWLNNPGHHGFSEMLYEYTSSAANNGSGFEGLGDNNPFWNITTGIVLLLSRFIPIVGPLAIAGLLANKKYIPESAGTLKTDTSIFGVMVFAVIAIIAALSFFPALALGPLAEYFTLK, translated from the coding sequence ATGAACACAGAATTACTAGGCGTCATCACTATTTTTATCGTTTCGATAGTTTTAGCCATTCCAATAGGGAAATATATAGCTAAAGTTTATTTGGGTGATAAAACATTGTTTGACCCAATTTTCAATCCAATTGAAAAATTTATTTTTAAAATCAGCGGCATCAATTCCACTGAAGAAATGAACTGGAAACAACACTTAAAAGCACTTTTAGGTATAAATATGGTTTGGTTCTTTCTTTGCTTTTTTGTTTTACTGTTTCAAGGATCATTGTTTTTAAATCCCGATAACAACCCGTCTATGAGTCCTGATTTGGCTTTTAATACTGCCATTTCATTTGTCGTAAATTGTAATTTACAGCATTACTCAGGCGAAAGCGGCGTTTCTTACTTGTCACAAATGTTCTTAATGTTCTTGCAATTTGTTTCTGCTGGTGTTGGAATGGCAGCTGCGGCAATGATTTTTACTGCAATGAGAGAAAGAACTACCGATAAACTGGGTAACTTTTACAATTATTTCATAAAAAGCTGTACACGTATTTTATTACCACTTTCTACTATTGTAGCAGTTGCTCTATTATTTAGCGGAACTCCTATGACGTTTGAAGGAAAAGATGCTATCACAACTTTACAAGGTGATCATGTAGAAGTTTCTCGCGGACCCGCAGCGGCATTTATCGCTATTAAACATATTGGTACAAATGGTGGTGGTTTTTTTGGAGCCAACTCGGCGCATCCTTTCGAGAACCCAACTTATTTTACTAACGCGGTTGAATTATGGGCGCAATTAATTGTTCCGTTTGCCATGATTTTTGCTTTAGGTTTTTATCTAAAGAAAAAGAAATTATCCTATGTGATTTTTGGAGTCATGACGCTTGGATTTCTATTACTGGTCATTCCAACAGTTATTAGCGAAATCAACGGAAATCCTGCTATTGAAAAAATGGGAATCTCCCAAGCAACCGGAGCCATGGAAGGAAAAGAGGTTCGGTTTGGTCCAGCGATTTCAGGTTTTTGGAGTATTGCCACAACCGTAATTTCTACAGGTTCTGTAAATAGTATGCACGATAGTTCAATGCCAGTTTCCGGTGCTATGGAATTGCTTGCCATGATGGTCAATGCCTTTTATGGCGGCTGCGGAGTTGGTATTCTTAACTTCTATGTTTTCATTATTCTGGCTGTATTTATCTCTGGATTAATGGTAGGTCGAACACCTGAGTTTTTAGGTAAGAAAATCGAAGCGCGGGAAGTTAAAATTGCTGCCTTTATTGCTATTCTTCACCCTTTATTAATATTATCAGGAACAGCTTTAGCTTCTTATTTTGCAGCACATGATACTGCAATGGGTTACTGGTTTAGCGGAAACGCAACAGGCTGGTTAAACAATCCGGGACATCATGGATTCTCAGAAATGTTATATGAATATACTTCAAGCGCCGCTAATAACGGTTCTGGTTTTGAAGGTTTAGGAGATAACAATCCGTTCTGGAATATCACTACAGGAATTGTGTTGCTATTGAGCCGTTTCATTCCTATCGTTGGGCCATTGGCAATTGCAGGATTATTGGCTAATAAAAAATACATTCCGGAAAGTGCAGGAACTTTAAAAACTGACACTTCTATTTTTGGAGTAATGGTTTTCGCCGTAATCGCAATTATTGCTGCTTTATCATTCTTCCCAGCGTTGGCTTTAGGTCCATTGGCAGAATATTTTACCTTAAAATAA
- the kdpF gene encoding K(+)-transporting ATPase subunit F yields MTALFIISIAVFGYLVYVLIKPEKF; encoded by the coding sequence ATGACTGCACTATTTATTATTTCGATCGCCGTTTTTGGCTATTTGGTTTATGTATTAATCAAACCTGAAAAATTTTAA
- a CDS encoding DUF7674 family protein has translation MKNQVTSIYKQAERFADITKKSIISGNIVRAKKCLALAERLFITGSIETKNAISNVYVFSVSSFMEVRHCNISHLFPQTLKAEYIKQVNTSGV, from the coding sequence ATGAAAAATCAAGTCACCTCAATCTACAAACAAGCAGAGCGCTTCGCTGACATTACCAAAAAATCTATCATTTCCGGTAATATCGTAAGAGCAAAAAAATGCTTGGCACTTGCTGAACGTTTATTTATTACCGGAAGTATCGAAACTAAAAATGCCATTTCTAATGTGTATGTTTTTTCGGTTTCTTCTTTTATGGAAGTACGTCACTGCAATATTTCACATCTGTTTCCTCAAACGCTTAAAGCGGAATATATCAAACAAGTTAACACATCTGGTGTATAA
- a CDS encoding sigma-54-dependent transcriptional regulator yields MTHKILIIDDEEKLRSLLARIIKSEGFEVIEAKDLKSGFKKLEQTEIDVVLCDVKLPDGNGVDFLQNIKGSFPLIEVILLTAFGNIPDGVQAMKNGAFDYIVKGDDNDKIIPLLYKAVEKAHLQKKVQQLEKRIGDKYSFNTIIGKSKGIEQVIDLAKKVAKTDSTVLLTGETGTGKEVFAQAIHENSNRVGKSFVALNCSTFSKEILESELFGHKQGAFTGALKDKKGFIEEANGGTLFLDEIGEMPIELQAKLLRVLETSEYIPIGDTTPKKSNFRLIAATNRDLKTESEEHRFRSDLYFRLNIFEIKLPPLRERIKDIAPISQYFVKQFSEKTNKKTLDIADDFLQKLENYSWPGNIRELKNIIERSVILSNGDTLTTDVLPYEMQHQPEKATKSMSAFSMQSVEKLHIQKVLNYTKGNKAETARLLEIGIATLYRKLEEYSIQ; encoded by the coding sequence ATGACACATAAAATTTTAATTATAGACGACGAAGAAAAACTGAGAAGTCTGCTGGCACGCATTATAAAATCAGAAGGTTTTGAAGTTATCGAAGCCAAAGATTTAAAATCAGGCTTTAAGAAACTGGAACAAACCGAAATTGATGTGGTTTTATGTGATGTAAAATTACCTGACGGAAATGGTGTTGACTTTCTTCAAAACATTAAAGGAAGTTTTCCTTTGATCGAAGTTATTTTGTTAACTGCTTTTGGCAATATTCCGGATGGTGTTCAGGCGATGAAAAACGGTGCTTTTGACTATATTGTAAAAGGTGATGATAACGACAAAATCATTCCGCTTTTGTACAAGGCTGTCGAAAAAGCACATTTGCAAAAAAAGGTACAACAACTCGAAAAACGTATTGGCGATAAATATTCCTTTAATACCATTATAGGAAAATCAAAAGGAATTGAGCAAGTTATTGATCTTGCCAAAAAAGTCGCCAAAACCGATTCGACCGTTTTATTGACCGGAGAAACCGGAACCGGAAAAGAAGTTTTTGCACAAGCTATTCACGAAAACAGCAATCGCGTAGGGAAATCTTTTGTGGCGCTAAACTGCAGTACTTTCAGCAAAGAAATCCTGGAAAGCGAATTGTTTGGGCATAAACAAGGTGCTTTTACAGGAGCTTTGAAAGATAAAAAAGGTTTTATTGAAGAAGCCAATGGCGGAACTTTATTCCTGGATGAAATTGGAGAAATGCCTATTGAACTTCAAGCCAAATTATTACGTGTTTTAGAAACCAGCGAATATATCCCGATTGGTGATACAACTCCTAAAAAATCAAATTTCAGATTAATTGCTGCTACGAATCGAGATTTAAAAACCGAAAGTGAAGAACACCGTTTTCGTTCTGATTTGTATTTTCGTTTGAATATTTTTGAAATAAAACTTCCTCCGTTAAGAGAACGAATTAAGGATATTGCTCCTATTAGTCAATATTTTGTAAAGCAATTTTCTGAGAAAACAAATAAAAAAACCTTAGATATTGCCGATGATTTTCTTCAGAAATTAGAGAATTATTCCTGGCCGGGGAATATTCGTGAACTTAAAAATATAATCGAAAGATCTGTTATTCTGAGTAATGGAGATACTTTAACTACTGATGTTTTGCCTTATGAAATGCAGCATCAGCCTGAAAAAGCTACCAAATCAATGTCGGCTTTTTCTATGCAAAGTGTTGAAAAGTTACATATTCAGAAAGTTTTAAATTATACGAAAGGCAATAAAGCTGAAACGGCTCGATTACTTGAAATTGGGATTGCTACTTTATATCGAAAATTGGAGGAATATAGTATACAATAA
- a CDS encoding LLM class flavin-dependent oxidoreductase, which yields MKDPISISILELAIITQDSNASETFQKTKEIAQLADNLGYKRFWLAEHHNMAHVASSATVVLIGYIASHTKDIRVGSGGIMLPNHSPLIVAEQFGTLETLYPNRIDLGLGRAPGTDQPTAEAIRKDFFEQAQRFPQNVTKLQDYFSAENATAKVRAFPAEGTNVPIWILGSSTESAALAAAYGLPYAFAGHFAPRQMIQAFEFYRENFQPSEFLDKPKTMACVNIIAADTNEEAERLSTSLYQMFLNLIRGNRKGLQPPVDSLDDIMSEEERFHVNQMTACTFTGNKEQLITDLKKFIDYARVDELMATGPIFDHQAKLKSIHITKEVIDSINNI from the coding sequence ATGAAAGACCCAATTTCAATCTCAATATTAGAATTAGCTATCATTACACAAGATAGCAATGCAAGCGAAACATTTCAAAAAACAAAAGAAATAGCTCAACTTGCAGACAACTTAGGTTATAAGCGTTTCTGGTTGGCAGAACATCACAATATGGCACACGTCGCCAGTTCTGCTACAGTAGTCTTAATTGGTTATATCGCCAGTCATACAAAAGACATACGAGTAGGTTCAGGCGGAATCATGTTGCCTAATCACTCTCCTTTAATAGTGGCAGAACAATTTGGAACCTTAGAAACACTTTATCCAAACCGAATCGATTTAGGATTAGGAAGAGCCCCGGGAACAGATCAGCCAACCGCCGAAGCTATCCGAAAAGACTTTTTTGAGCAGGCACAACGCTTTCCTCAAAACGTAACCAAACTTCAGGATTACTTTTCTGCCGAAAATGCCACAGCAAAAGTTCGCGCTTTTCCTGCCGAAGGCACAAATGTTCCCATATGGATTCTGGGTTCAAGCACAGAAAGTGCCGCACTTGCTGCTGCGTACGGATTACCCTATGCATTTGCCGGACATTTTGCACCACGCCAAATGATACAGGCTTTTGAGTTCTACCGCGAAAACTTCCAGCCTTCAGAGTTTTTAGACAAACCCAAAACAATGGCCTGCGTTAATATCATTGCAGCCGACACAAACGAAGAAGCTGAAAGATTATCTACAAGTTTATATCAAATGTTTCTGAACTTAATTCGTGGCAATCGTAAAGGTTTACAGCCACCCGTAGATTCACTAGATGATATTATGAGCGAAGAAGAACGCTTCCACGTCAATCAAATGACCGCATGTACTTTTACAGGAAACAAAGAACAGCTAATAACAGATCTTAAAAAGTTCATCGACTATGCACGTGTAGACGAGCTAATGGCGACAGGCCCAATTTTCGATCATCAGGCCAAACTCAAAAGCATCCATATTACAAAAGAAGTAATAGATAGCATAAACAATATATAA
- a CDS encoding proline-specific peptidase family protein, translating into MRYPAILIITFLIVSCKNETKSTALSGYFTYQENSDVESAGVKMIPIKTPVGEFKVWTKRFGNNPKIKILLLHGGPAMTHEYMECFETFFQREGFEFYEYDQLGSYYSDQPKDSSLWTTERFVEEVEQVRKAIGANKNNFYVLGNSWGGILAMEYALKYQQNMKGLLVSNMMASAPDYGKYADEVLAKQMKPEVLAEIRALEVKKDFTNPRYMELLIPNYYQQHLCRLKDWPDGLNRASKHINNEVYTIMQGPSEFGISGRLAKWDIKNRLHEITIPTLMIGAKYDTMDPKAMEEQSKLVQKGRYLYCPNGSHLAMWDDQKVFMNGVIQFINDVNSEKI; encoded by the coding sequence ATGCGTTATCCAGCTATTCTAATTATCACTTTTTTAATCGTTTCCTGTAAAAACGAAACTAAATCTACAGCACTTTCCGGCTATTTCACTTATCAGGAAAATAGTGATGTAGAATCGGCTGGCGTGAAAATGATTCCAATAAAAACTCCCGTAGGAGAATTTAAAGTCTGGACAAAACGTTTCGGTAATAATCCTAAAATTAAAATACTTTTATTACACGGAGGTCCAGCAATGACACATGAATACATGGAATGTTTTGAGACTTTTTTTCAACGAGAAGGATTTGAATTTTATGAATATGATCAATTGGGATCGTATTATAGTGATCAGCCAAAAGACAGCAGTTTATGGACAACCGAACGTTTTGTAGAAGAAGTCGAGCAAGTACGTAAAGCCATCGGAGCCAATAAAAATAATTTTTATGTTTTAGGCAACTCCTGGGGCGGAATTCTTGCCATGGAATATGCACTAAAATACCAACAAAATATGAAAGGATTATTGGTTTCAAACATGATGGCCAGCGCACCGGATTATGGAAAATATGCTGATGAAGTATTAGCCAAACAAATGAAACCAGAAGTTTTAGCAGAAATTAGAGCACTTGAAGTCAAAAAAGATTTTACTAATCCTCGTTATATGGAATTACTCATTCCGAATTATTACCAACAACATTTGTGTCGTTTAAAAGATTGGCCAGACGGATTAAATCGCGCCAGTAAACATATCAATAATGAGGTTTATACCATAATGCAAGGTCCGAGCGAATTTGGCATCAGTGGTCGCTTGGCCAAATGGGATATCAAAAATCGCTTACACGAAATTACCATTCCAACCCTAATGATCGGTGCCAAATACGACACCATGGATCCAAAAGCCATGGAAGAACAAAGCAAACTAGTCCAAAAAGGTCGCTATTTATACTGCCCAAATGGAAGTCATCTCGCTATGTGGGACGATCAAAAAGTTTTTATGAATGGAGTAATTCAGTTTATAAATGATGTTAATTCAGAAAAAATCTAA